Genomic window (Azospirillum lipoferum 4B):
AGCCCGCCGAACAAGCGGGGGCGGCGATGCGGCACGGCCCATGCATCGCGATGCCGCACAACAGGACAGCGAGGCTTGCGCCATGACACGCGCCACCGACAAGACAGCCGCCCATCCCGTCGACGAGGTGCTGCCGCCCTGGCGGCTGCTGGCGCTGGGTCTGCAGCATGTGCTGGTGATGTATGCCGGGGCCGTCGCGGTGCCGCTGATCATCGGCGGGGCGCTGAAGCTGCCCAAGGACCAGATCGCCATGCTGATCAACGCCGACCTGTTCGCCTGCGGCGTGGTCACGCTGATCCAGGCGGTGGGGTTCTGGCGCTTCGGCATCCGGCTGCCGATCATGATGGGCGTCACCTTTGCCGCCGTCGGGCCGATGGTGGCGATGGCGGCCAACCCGTCGCTGGGGCTCCTGGGGATCTATGGCGCGGTGATCGGATCCGGCATCTTCGCCATGGTGGCGGCGCCGCTGGTCGGCCGGCTGCTGCCTTTGTTCCCCCCGGTGGTGACCGGCAGCGTCATCGCCATCATCGGCATCTCGCTGATGCGGGTCGGGGTGGGCTGGGCCGGCGGCGGGGTGGGCAACCCGCGCTTCGGCGATCCGGCCTTCCTGGGGGTTGCCGCCTTCGTGCTGGCGACGATCCTGGCGCTGATGAAGCATGGCCGCGGATTCGTCCGCAACGTCGCGGTGCTGCTGGGGCTGGTGGCCGGCATGGTGCTGGCGATGGCGCTGGGCATGGTCAATTTCAGCGGTCTGGCCGAGGCACCGTGGGTGGCGCTGGTCCAGCCCTTCCAATTCGGCCTGCCGGTCTTCGACCCCATCGCCATCCTGACCATGTCGCTGGTGATGATCGTGGTGATGATCGAGTCGACCGGCATGTTCCTGGCCGTCGGCGACATGGTCGGCCGCCCGGTGACGCAGGAGGATCTGGTCCGCGGCCTGCGCACCGACGGGCTGGGCACGCTGATCGGCGGCGTCTTCAACACCTTTCCCTACACCTCCTTCTCGCAGAATGTCGGGCTGGTCGGGGTGACCGGCGTGCGCAGCCGCTGGGTCTGCGCGGCTGGCGGGCTGATCCTGCTTCTGCTGGGGCTGCTGCCGAAGCTGGCCCATGTGGTGGCGTCGGTGCCGGCCTTCGTGCTGGGCGGCGCCGGGCTGGTGATGTTCGGCATGGTGGCGGCGACCGGCGTACGGATCCTGTCGCAGGTCGATTACGCCAACCGGCGCGAGAACCTGATCGTCGTGGCGGTCAGCGTCGGCGTCGGGCTGATTCCGCTGGTGTCCGACAAGTTCTTTTCGCAGATGCCGGCCTTCCTGTCGCCGCTGCTGCACAGCGGCATCCTGCTGGGCACCCTGACGGCGGTGGCGCTGAACTGGTACTTCAACGGCCTGGCGACGGGCGCCCGTGCCCGTCACGACGCCGCCGCCGCGGCGCATGGGGTGGAGGCCTAGGGCGTGTCGTCAGTTATGGGATTCCCAGCGGTAGGAATGCGTGATTCATAGAGGGTCGGCTGACGGGAGGGCCGACGAATGCGACGCTATGCTTTGCGCGACGATCAGTGGGAGCGGGTCCAGGATTTTCTGCCGGGGCGGGTAGGCCATGTCGGGGGGACGGCGAAGGACAACCGCCTGTTCGTCGAGGCGGTGCTGTACCGTTACCGGGCTGGCATTCCCTGGCGCGACCTGCCCACCCGGTTCGGGGATTGGAAGAACACCCACCGCCGCTACCGCCGCTGGTGCGAGAGCGGGGTGTTCGAGCGCCTTTTCAAAGCCCTGGCCGAGGACAGCGACAACGAGTACATGATGCTCGACGCGACCATCGTCCGCGCCCACCAGCACAGCGCCGGGGCGCGAAAAAAGGGGGCGCCTGCCAAGCCATCGGCCGATCACGAGGGGGGCTGACGACGAAGATCCATGCCATCGTGGACGCCTTGGGCAACCCGGTGGCGATCTCCCTGACCCCCGGTCAGGCCTCTGACTTCAGCCAAGCCGCCCCTCTGCTCGACGCGGTCGAGCCGCAGGCCCTCATCGCCGACAAGGCCTATGATGGCGACGCCCTGATCGACGCATTGAAGGAGCGCGACATCGTCCCCGTCATCCCGTCCAAGGCTAATCGGCTGATCGCCCGCGATACCGATTTCGCCTTGTACCGCGAACGTAATCTCGTCGAGCGATTCTTCAACAAGCTGAAGGGCTTCCGAGCCATTGCAACTCGATACGACAAGCTTGCCAGCACTTTCTTGGCGGCTGTTTACCTCGTGTCGGCTGTCATCTGGCTCAACTGACGACACGCCCTAGGACTTCCGCAGCAGCAGGTCCTTGCTTGCCAGCAGCGAGCCGCCGGCGATCAGGGCGCAGGACACCCAGATGATCGCCGAATTGGCGGCGAGGCCGAACAGGACCAGCAGCAGGGTCGACAGCAGCGGCGCCAGATAGGACAGCGCCCCCAGCGCCCGGATGTCGCCGTGGCGCACGCCGTAATCCCAGACGAAGAAGGCCGCCCCCACCGGTCCCAGCCCCAACAGCAGCATCGCTCCCCAGCCGGCGGCGGTCTCCGGCCACACCGTCTGTTCCAGCGCCAGATGGCAGAGCAGCGACAGGATCGCGGTGGCGAGGCAGAAGGCGCTGACGGCGTCGGTCGGCGCCTCGCCGATCTGGCCCAGCCGGCGGCGCAGCACCGAATAGCCGGCCCAGGTGACGGCGCTGCCCAGGGCCGCGGCATAGCCCGGCAGATGCGCCGGATCGATGGAAAGCCCGCTCCCCAGGCCGCCGCTTCCGCCGCGGGCGATCAGCAGCGCGGTGCCCGCCAAGCCGGCGACGGCGCCGCCGACATGCCACGCCCGCAGCCGCTCCCCCGGCAGCAATGCCGAGAACAGCACGATCAGCAGCGGCCACAGATAGTTGATCAGGTTGGCTTCCACTGGCGGCGCCGCCTGCAGCGCCATGAAATAGAGGAAGTGGAAGCCGAACAGCCCGCCCACCCCCAGCGCCCAGGCGGCGGGCGGCTGGCGGAAATAGCGCAAGGGGTTGTCGCCGCGCAGCGCCGTCCAGCAACTGCCGACCAGGAAGGCCAGCAGGAAGGAGGTCGCCACCAGCTGGAACGGCGGCACCATCGAGGCCAGCGTCGCCAGCGGGGCCAGTGTCGCCCACAACAGGATGGCGATGAAGCCGACCAGCGTCGCGCGGTTGACGGCACGGCGGTCGGACAGGGCGGGGCGGGCGGCAGTTGAGGCGGGCATGATGCGGATCGGTCGGTTGACGCGGAGGGAGCGACCATAGCCGGTGAACGGCAGACTGTCTTGACCGGGGCTCCGGCCGGGATTGACCGATTCTCCGGCGGAAGGGATCCTATGTGTGCCTGTACGCTACGGGGCTGACGGCGTAGCATGGCCGCTCCAACCCGTTCCCCAGGAGTCCGACGGCGTGGCGTCCCCGCATCGGCCGAGCGTCAGCACCCGCAGTTACGACGGGTTCGAGCGGCGGCACGCGCATGAGCATCACCAGATCGTCCTGCCCATCGCCGGGACCCTCGACATGGAGGTCGGCGGCGCTTGCGGGCGGGTGGGCGACGGGCGCGGTGTGCTGGTGGCGGACGGGATGCCGCACAGCTTCCGCAGCGCCGGGACCAACCGCTTCGTCGTGCTGGACGTGCCGGCCGGCGGGCTGGTGCCGGAGGCCGCGGTACAGGCTTGCGACGCCTTCTTCGCCATCGACACGGCGCTGGATGGATTGGTGCGCTATCTGGCGGCGGAGGCGTCCGACCGGCCGCTCGATCCGGTGCTGGCTCATCATGCGGCCGGGCTGCTGCTGCGCGCCCTGGAAGCGCGCCGTCCCACCCCCGCCGCGCCGGACGATCCGGTGGAGCGGGCCCTGGCCCTGATGGCGGAACGCTGCGAGGAGCCGTTGACGGTGGCTGACCTGGCCGCCGCGGTCGGGCTGGCGCCCAGCCGATTCCATGAGCGCTTCCGGGCGCAGACCGGCACCACCCCGGCCCGCCGGCTGGCCGAGCTGCGGCTGGACCGGGCGGAGGCGCTGCTTCGCGCCGGAGATCTGCCCTTGGCGGACGTGGCATTGTCGGTGGGCTTCTCCGACCAGAGCGCCCTGACCCGCAGCCTGCGCCGCCGCCGCGGCACCACGCCGGGGGCGTTGCGGAACCGACTCTAGACCGCGGCGCGCGCCGCCTCGACGATCACCGCCGCAACGGCGTCCGGGTGCGACAGGTGGGGGGCGTGGCCGCTCTCGACCTCGACGGTGCGGGCGCCGATGCGCCCGGCGGTGGCGCGCAGGAAGTCCGGCGGCAGCATGCGGTCCTGGGTGGCGACGATGTACCAGGCGGGCTTTGCCTTCCAGGCGGCGGCGGAAACCCTGGTGGCGAAGCAGGCGGCTGCCACCGGCCCCTGGGTTGCGGCCAGCAGGGCGGCCTCTTCCGGTGCCAGATCCTGGGCGAAGTTGCGGGCCATGCCTTCCGGTGTCAGGGTGAGGAAACGGCCCTTGTCGACCGAGACGCCGGACAGGCCGGCCGATGGCGGGAAGGGCTTCAGCGTATCGTTCGGCGATTGCCCGGCATCGGGGGCGAAGGCGGCGACATAGACCAGCGCCTTCACCCGCTCCTGATCGCCGATCTGGGTGATGACCGCCCCGCCCCAGGAATGGCCGACCAGCAGCACCGGCCCCTTCGTCCGGTCGATGGCGCGCTGGACATGGGCGACATCGTCGTCGAGCGACACCAGCGGGTTCTGCACCGCGACCGCCGCCAGCCCCTCCGCCTGCAGGCGGGGGATCACCCGGTTCCAGCTGGAGCCGTCGGCGAAGGCGCCGTGAACGAGGATGATGGTCGGGGTGGAACTCATGGGTCGTTTCTCCCGCTGGCGGTCGGACCCACCAGGGAGAGCATGCGGCCTGCGGCGGCGTCCAGCCGGGGCGGGGGAGTTTTCCTCTTGATGGAATTCCTCTTGCCGGAAATCCGGGCCGTTACTCGGCCGGCTGACGGGCGGTGCGGCGGCCGAAGGTGGCAACGCGATAGGCGTACCAGAGGGCGATGCCCACCGCGACGATGTTCGACACCGGGTTCAGCCAGCCGGCGACCTGCTGGTAGCGGTCCTCCAGCAGATAGCCGGCGGTGGCGAGGAAGGTCGTCCAGATTACGGTGCCGAGGGTGGTGTAGAGAAGGAAGGGAGTCAGTGCCATTCCGGAGACGCCGGCGGGGATCGAGATCA
Coding sequences:
- a CDS encoding nucleobase:cation symporter-2 family protein — its product is MTRATDKTAAHPVDEVLPPWRLLALGLQHVLVMYAGAVAVPLIIGGALKLPKDQIAMLINADLFACGVVTLIQAVGFWRFGIRLPIMMGVTFAAVGPMVAMAANPSLGLLGIYGAVIGSGIFAMVAAPLVGRLLPLFPPVVTGSVIAIIGISLMRVGVGWAGGGVGNPRFGDPAFLGVAAFVLATILALMKHGRGFVRNVAVLLGLVAGMVLAMALGMVNFSGLAEAPWVALVQPFQFGLPVFDPIAILTMSLVMIVVMIESTGMFLAVGDMVGRPVTQEDLVRGLRTDGLGTLIGGVFNTFPYTSFSQNVGLVGVTGVRSRWVCAAGGLILLLLGLLPKLAHVVASVPAFVLGGAGLVMFGMVAATGVRILSQVDYANRRENLIVVAVSVGVGLIPLVSDKFFSQMPAFLSPLLHSGILLGTLTAVALNWYFNGLATGARARHDAAAAAHGVEA
- a CDS encoding IS5 family transposase, encoding MRERGVRAPFQSPGRGQRQRVHDARRDHRPRPPAQRRGAKKGGACQAIGRSRGGLTTKIHAIVDALGNPVAISLTPGQASDFSQAAPLLDAVEPQALIADKAYDGDALIDALKERDIVPVIPSKANRLIARDTDFALYRERNLVERFFNKLKGFRAIATRYDKLASTFLAAVYLVSAVIWLN
- the yddG gene encoding aromatic amino acid exporter YddG; amino-acid sequence: MPASTAARPALSDRRAVNRATLVGFIAILLWATLAPLATLASMVPPFQLVATSFLLAFLVGSCWTALRGDNPLRYFRQPPAAWALGVGGLFGFHFLYFMALQAAPPVEANLINYLWPLLIVLFSALLPGERLRAWHVGGAVAGLAGTALLIARGGSGGLGSGLSIDPAHLPGYAAALGSAVTWAGYSVLRRRLGQIGEAPTDAVSAFCLATAILSLLCHLALEQTVWPETAAGWGAMLLLGLGPVGAAFFVWDYGVRHGDIRALGALSYLAPLLSTLLLVLFGLAANSAIIWVSCALIAGGSLLASKDLLLRKS
- a CDS encoding AraC family transcriptional regulator, which encodes MASPHRPSVSTRSYDGFERRHAHEHHQIVLPIAGTLDMEVGGACGRVGDGRGVLVADGMPHSFRSAGTNRFVVLDVPAGGLVPEAAVQACDAFFAIDTALDGLVRYLAAEASDRPLDPVLAHHAAGLLLRALEARRPTPAAPDDPVERALALMAERCEEPLTVADLAAAVGLAPSRFHERFRAQTGTTPARRLAELRLDRAEALLRAGDLPLADVALSVGFSDQSALTRSLRRRRGTTPGALRNRL
- a CDS encoding alpha/beta fold hydrolase; translated protein: MSSTPTIILVHGAFADGSSWNRVIPRLQAEGLAAVAVQNPLVSLDDDVAHVQRAIDRTKGPVLLVGHSWGGAVITQIGDQERVKALVYVAAFAPDAGQSPNDTLKPFPPSAGLSGVSVDKGRFLTLTPEGMARNFAQDLAPEEAALLAATQGPVAAACFATRVSAAAWKAKPAWYIVATQDRMLPPDFLRATAGRIGARTVEVESGHAPHLSHPDAVAAVIVEAARAAV